Proteins from one Stenotrophomonas aracearum genomic window:
- a CDS encoding protein-glutamate methylesterase/protein-glutamine glutaminase, with protein sequence MISGSPVRVLIVDDSAVVRQMLSEILASDPGIEVVGTAADPLLAREKIKRLAPDVITLDVEMPRMDGLAFLENLMRLHPLPVVMISSLTERGADTTLQALALGAVDFISKPKLDVARGLQGYAEEIIAKVKMAARSRVRTLARPIAPRVTLDAVAPSPTRSIQFRTTDRLIAIGASAGGTEALRVVLEGMPADAPAVVLTQHLPATFSTAFAERLDRHSAMSVREASDGEAVLAGHAYLPPGGKHLRVIRDGARWRCRVDDGPAVNRHKPAVDVLFRSVAESAGANAIGAILTGMGDDGARGLLELKNVGAPTLVQDEATSVVWGMPGAAFKLGAAEEQVPLERIAERLMALARS encoded by the coding sequence ATGATCAGTGGTTCGCCCGTACGTGTATTGATCGTGGACGACTCCGCCGTCGTGCGGCAGATGCTGAGCGAGATCCTCGCCAGCGACCCTGGCATCGAAGTGGTCGGCACCGCCGCCGACCCGCTGCTGGCGCGCGAGAAGATCAAGCGCCTGGCGCCCGACGTCATCACCCTGGACGTGGAAATGCCGCGCATGGACGGGCTGGCGTTCCTGGAAAACCTGATGCGGCTGCACCCTCTGCCGGTGGTGATGATCTCCTCGCTCACCGAGCGTGGCGCCGACACCACCCTGCAGGCGCTGGCCCTGGGCGCGGTGGACTTCATCTCGAAGCCCAAGCTGGACGTCGCGCGCGGCCTGCAGGGCTATGCCGAAGAAATCATCGCCAAGGTCAAGATGGCCGCGCGCTCGCGCGTGCGCACCCTGGCCCGCCCGATCGCCCCGCGCGTCACGCTCGACGCCGTGGCGCCCTCGCCCACCCGTTCCATCCAGTTCCGCACCACCGACCGCCTGATCGCCATCGGCGCCTCCGCCGGCGGCACCGAAGCGCTGCGCGTGGTGCTGGAAGGCATGCCTGCCGACGCACCGGCCGTGGTGCTCACCCAGCACCTGCCCGCAACGTTCAGCACCGCCTTCGCCGAGCGCCTGGACCGCCACTCGGCCATGTCCGTGCGCGAAGCCAGCGACGGCGAAGCCGTGCTCGCCGGCCACGCCTACCTGCCCCCGGGCGGCAAGCATCTGCGCGTGATCCGCGACGGCGCCCGCTGGCGCTGCCGGGTCGATGACGGCCCAGCGGTCAACCGGCACAAGCCGGCAGTGGACGTGCTGTTCCGCTCCGTGGCGGAAAGCGCCGGCGCCAACGCCATCGGCGCGATCCTCACCGGCATGGGCGACGACGGCGCGCGCGGCCTGCTCGAACTGAAGAACGTCGGCGCCCCAACTCTCGTCCAGGACGAAGCCACCAGCGTGGTCTGGGGTATGCCGGGCGCAGCGTTCAAGCTGGG